The Acidobacteriota bacterium genome segment GGGCATGCCGGGGCGGCACGCGACCCCCGCCGCGAGCTTCCCGTGAACCTGCGCGTGGCGCCGCGCCTCCGACAGGAACCGCGTCTTCCCCACGCCGGCCTCGCCGGTGATGAGGGCGAGGAGGCCGCCGCGCGGGCGATCGACGAGGGCGGTGAGGCGCGCGAGCTCCGCCTCGCGCCCGACGAGCGGCGCCCATGTCGCGTAGGCGACCCCCGTCTCGGCCGTCTCGATCGGATGGCGGCGCCCCGTCGCGCGGTTGATCGCCTGGAGCGTCTCGGCCGCGCTCGCGAAGCGCTGCGACGGCTCCTTGGAGAGAAGCCTCAGGATGATCGCCGAGAGGGCCGGCTCGAGGAGGGGGCGGAGGGGCGCCGCCGCCCCCGTCGGAGCCGCCGCCGACGGCGGCGTCGGCTCCAGCTCGAGATGCCCGCGGACGATCTCTTTCCCGGACCCCTCGAACGGGCAGCGCCCCGTCGTGAGCTGGTAGAGCATCACGCCGAGGGCGTACAGATCGCTGCGCCCGTCGATCGTGCCGCCCTTAAGGGCCTCGGGGGAGACGTAGGCGAGCGTGCCGGCAGCGACCCCCTCGGCGCGCGCGCGCGATGCCAGGCCGAAGTCGACGAGGACCGCTCGCCGCTCGCCGGCTCCCCCTGTGACGAGCACATTGTCGGGCTTCAGATCGCGATGGACCAGCCCGCGCGTGTGCACGAACTCGAGCGCCCGGCAGATCTGGGCGACGAGATCGAGGGCCTCGTCGGCGCTGAGATCCGCCGCGGCCTCGACGAGGCTCTGCCCCTGGATGTACTCCATCGAGAGGAAATGCGAGGGCTCCCCCTCGACGGCGCCGAAGTCGTAGACCGCCGGGAGGTGCGGGTGCCTCAGGCGGGCGAGGATCTCGAACTCGTGGGTCAGCGCCTCTTCGGCCGCCTCGTGCGTGACAATCTTCAGGGCGACGAGGGCGTTCCCGGTCGCGCGGTCCTCGGCGAGGTGGACGCTTCCCATCCCCCCCGCGCCGAGAGGGGACTTGATCCGGTACCGGCTGTTGATGAGCCCTTTGGTCGGAGTCGCCACCGTCTCACCTCGAGTCGCACGACAGTCCAGAATTGACAGCCTATCGCGAGGCTCAAGATACTACGGCGATCTGTGTCTAATTGCAACAAGCGTTGCAACCCTACCCCTTCGGAATACTCCCGAGAAGTTCCGATATCTCCGCCTGCGGCCCCGAATGCCCCTGCACCACGGCCATCCCCCGGGCCTCTTCGAGCACCCGGCGCGCCTCGGCCGTCTCCCCGAGCCGGATGAGGCACTGACCCAGCGAGATGCAGACCGCCATCCAGTCGCGCTGGGCCTCGAGGCACTTGCGGTACTCCGCAGCCGCCGCCGCGAAGTCCCCCTGCTCGAGGTAGACGTTGGCGAGCCCGAACCGCGCGAGGTGGTTGTCGGGGGTCGCCGCGAGAATTTTCTCGTAGCGATCTCTTCGAGCGGTGCTGGCCTTGAGCTCTACTGGATCCACGACGTCTCCCTGACCATCGCGTCGATGAGATTCACGAGGCCGATCTGGTCCCTCATGTCGATCGTCTCGATCGCCGAGTGCGAGTAGCGGATGGGGATCGACAGCGGGACGACCTTCGTCTTCGGATCCTGGAAGACCGAACCGTCGTTCCCCCCCATCGTCGCGCCGTAGCCGAGCGCGAGCCCCTTCCCCTTCGCGAACTGCATCAGCGCCCGGACGCTCGCGATCGGCGCGATGTAGCTCGTGTCGAGCGCGCGGATCATCGGCCCCGCGCCGATCGGCGCGAAGGCGAGCCGCTTGCTCTCGATGGGGGAGTCCGACGTCACGAACGAGTCGACCGCGATCACCACGTCGGGCGACACCCCGTGCGCGATCGCCTCGGCCCCGCGCAGCCCGACCTCCTCCTGCACCGACCAGGCGAAGGTGACCGTCCCCTTCACGTCGGCCGGCTTCAGCCGCCGCACGACCGCGAGGATTGCCGCGCAGCCGAAGCGATCGTCCATCGACCGGGCCGCGAGGCGCGTCCCCGCGAGCTTCGTCACCGACTTGCGAATCGTGATCGGGTCGAGGAGCGCGACGCCGAGCGCCTCGGTCTCCTTCCTCGACTGCGTGCCCGTGTCGATGAGGATGTTGTCGACCGTGAAGTCGGCCGGCTTGTCAGCAGAATCCCTCCTCAGGTGCGTCGACGGCATCACCACCACGCCGCTCACGTCCCCCGACGTGGCCGTGTGGACGAGGACGACCTGGCCCTCGTACTGCCAGTCGTAGAAGCCCCCGAACTTCTGGACCTGGATCATCCCGTCGTCCCGGATGTTCGTCACGACGTAGCCGATCTCGTCCATGTGGGCGACGTAGAGGACCGACGGCGATCCCGACCCGACGGTGACCGAGAGGTTCCCCATCGCGTCGACCTTCGCCGCCTTCTTCGCCCAGTCGGGAAGCTCCGCGAGAACGGCGTCGCGCACCCCCTCCTCGTGCCCCGACACGCCGTAGGCGAGGAGGAGCTTCGTCAGGAGATCGATTTCCTCCGACCCGGCCGCGCGGACCGGGGTAGCGATGAGAAAGAGCGAGGCGGCGCAGGCCGCTGCGATGGCTCGAGAGCGCATGGGCATCCTCCACGAATATGAAGATCGAGTCGCGGAGTCTACCCCGTGGGCGGTCCCCCCGTGAACTCGTCGCCGCGCAGCACCAGGAACGGCGGGCACCCGCGCTCGACACCCAGCTCCCACGTCAGATCGTCGGGGGCCCGTCCCGAGCAGCGCACCCGTCCCTCGTGAAGGAGCCCCAGGTGGTGCCCCACGCCGAGGGTCGTGCGGATCGGAAGGCGACGTGGTGCTCCTCGAGCCCCCCGGTCCCGAGCGCGCGGCACGCCGGCGCCGTGCAGCGCCACCCATCGCGCTCGAGGGCCGGGTTGTCGCGCCGCTGCCGGCGCGTCTCGACGTTGTCCCAGGTCCTCCAGAAGTCGTGCATCGCGAGGACGAGCGCCTGCCACGGCTCGAGGCCGCCGCCGACGTTGCGGCGGCAGCGCGCGAGGTGTTCGAGCCACATCGTGTGAACCCCCGCCGCGACGCGGAGCCGGATGCTCCCGGTGCGCTCCGGCGTCACCGCGGTGGATCCGGTCGAGGTGGATTCGTCGCTCTCGATCGCCCGGACGAACCGCGCGGCCTCAGGAGGCGCAGACGCGTGCAGGTCGCGGCCATCATTGTCGGCGCTGCCGCCGCCACCGTCGGCCTCGCCGCCGCCCCCACTCGCCCCCGAAAGCTCCGCGAGCACCGCTTCCAGGCACTCCCCCGAAGACACGGCGTGGCCCAGCAACTGCCGGACGAGCGCGACGGTGTCGCGCCACATCCTGATGACGGACACCGGCGCGCGGATCTCGACGGCGATCTCTCGCCCACGATCGTCGCCCCGATCCATCGCGCCGGCCCCAACGCCATCCGTCGCCCCGGCGGCATCGCCGCACGCGCCCATACCCTCCGCCGACTCCGCGGCCACGCTCCTCGCCAGCGCGCGAACGCCGGCGCGGCGTGCGAGCGACACCCAGTACTCCTCGGTTTCCGGCGTCGCCACACGCGTGACGAGGCGCACGCGCCCCGACGAGAGCGCCCCCGAGTCGCGCGCGGCGGCGACGCGCGGCAGGGCGGCGAGGGCGGCCTCGACGCGCACCATCTCCTGCGCCGTGCGCGGGATGACTCCGAGCCGCTCGACGACGTAGTCGCCGAACCTCACGAAGCCGAGCCGCCGGAACGCCTCGCTCGCGCGCATGAGAAGAAGAGCGGCTCCGAGCCGGCGCTCGATCGACGTGCGACGAACGTCGGGCCGGGGCATGACCTCGACGGGTCGCGCCGGCGCACGAGGATGCGTCGAGCCTCGTGAGAGCATCGAGAGGGACATCGCGCGTTCCGCCTCCGCGTGGGATGAGAAGAACTGCATGCGAAAGCTACACGAAAGTCAAGCGCAGGTCAAGAACAAAGTGTGTTGAGCTTCGCGAGTGGCTCCGACATCGTCTCGACCGGAAGCCGGCAGATGAACGCGGCCTTCCGGACCTTGAAGTCCAGGGACTTCACGTGGTCTGCGAGCCCGTCACGCTTGCGTTCAGTAGTACTAAACGCTAAGCTGTTGGCGTATGGTCAAGCGGCCCTTCTGGGAGCGGCGGATCCGCTCGGCGTTCCGA includes the following:
- a CDS encoding M20/M25/M40 family metallo-hydrolase, whose amino-acid sequence is MRSRAIAAACAASLFLIATPVRAAGSEEIDLLTKLLLAYGVSGHEEGVRDAVLAELPDWAKKAAKVDAMGNLSVTVGSGSPSVLYVAHMDEIGYVVTNIRDDGMIQVQKFGGFYDWQYEGQVVLVHTATSGDVSGVVVMPSTHLRRDSADKPADFTVDNILIDTGTQSRKETEALGVALLDPITIRKSVTKLAGTRLAARSMDDRFGCAAILAVVRRLKPADVKGTVTFAWSVQEEVGLRGAEAIAHGVSPDVVIAVDSFVTSDSPIESKRLAFAPIGAGPMIRALDTSYIAPIASVRALMQFAKGKGLALGYGATMGGNDGSVFQDPKTKVVPLSIPIRYSHSAIETIDMRDQIGLVNLIDAMVRETSWIQ
- a CDS encoding serine/threonine-protein kinase PknK, which codes for MATPTKGLINSRYRIKSPLGAGGMGSVHLAEDRATGNALVALKIVTHEAAEEALTHEFEILARLRHPHLPAVYDFGAVEGEPSHFLSMEYIQGQSLVEAAADLSADEALDLVAQICRALEFVHTRGLVHRDLKPDNVLVTGGAGERRAVLVDFGLASRARAEGVAAGTLAYVSPEALKGGTIDGRSDLYALGVMLYQLTTGRCPFEGSGKEIVRGHLELEPTPPSAAAPTGAAAPLRPLLEPALSAIILRLLSKEPSQRFASAAETLQAINRATGRRHPIETAETGVAYATWAPLVGREAELARLTALVDRPRGGLLALITGEAGVGKTRFLSEARRHAQVHGKLAAGVACRPGMP
- a CDS encoding CDC27 family protein, which codes for MDPVELKASTARRDRYEKILAATPDNHLARFGLANVYLEQGDFAAAAAEYRKCLEAQRDWMAVCISLGQCLIRLGETAEARRVLEEARGMAVVQGHSGPQAEISELLGSIPKG